The Nitrosomonas sp. sh817 genome includes a window with the following:
- the flgC gene encoding flagellar basal body rod protein FlgC, translated as MSLFNVFGIASSAMSAQSQRLNVVASNLSNADSVTSSTGEPYRGRQVVFSTLPSDGNGASGVKVAGIVHDASPMRQIFDPKHPMADKSGYVTMPNVNVVDEMVNMMSASRSYQNSVDMMNTTKSLLQKTLTIGQ; from the coding sequence ATGTCTTTATTTAATGTATTCGGTATTGCAAGTTCGGCCATGTCGGCACAATCACAACGGTTAAATGTCGTTGCCAGTAATCTTTCCAATGCCGACAGTGTGACCAGTTCCACTGGAGAGCCATATCGCGGACGTCAGGTGGTATTCAGTACATTACCGTCGGACGGAAACGGTGCCAGCGGCGTTAAAGTGGCAGGGATTGTTCATGACGCATCACCAATGCGCCAAATTTTCGACCCAAAACATCCGATGGCCGATAAAAGTGGCTATGTAACAATGCCGAATGTCAATGTTGTCGATGAAATGGTGAATATGATGTCGGCATCGCGTTCATATCAGAATAGTGTCGACATGATGAATACAACTAAATCATTGCTGCAGAAAACATTGACGATTGGTCAATAA
- a CDS encoding flagellar hook assembly protein FlgD, protein MESVQPVNLQTIASGVTTGITNKKDAENPQDRFLKLLVTQMKNQDPLKPLDNAEVTSQIAQISTVSGIDKLNSTLQKLVSSSEENRSVEALGMIGHHAFVPGKLITLDKDGAIAGVNLEQAVDQLNVTILDSAGIAVRKMELGVQPSGISTIAWDGMTDSGSKAADGDYTFAVTAKQGGKDVKVDTLAFGLVQSVTPGKDDTLLDMGDELGMVSLANIKQVF, encoded by the coding sequence ATGGAATCAGTTCAGCCAGTTAACTTGCAAACAATTGCATCGGGTGTAACGACAGGAATTACGAATAAAAAAGATGCCGAGAATCCGCAAGATCGGTTTTTAAAGCTTTTAGTTACCCAGATGAAGAATCAAGATCCCTTGAAGCCGCTTGATAATGCCGAAGTAACCAGTCAAATAGCACAAATCAGCACAGTCTCGGGTATTGATAAATTGAATTCCACCTTGCAGAAATTGGTTTCAAGTTCGGAAGAGAATCGATCTGTCGAAGCATTGGGGATGATTGGCCATCATGCATTTGTTCCCGGCAAATTAATCACGTTGGACAAAGATGGCGCGATTGCTGGCGTCAATTTGGAACAAGCGGTTGATCAACTCAATGTAACGATTCTCGATAGCGCAGGAATCGCGGTTCGCAAAATGGAATTGGGTGTACAGCCATCAGGAATCAGTACGATCGCATGGGACGGTATGACCGATAGCGGCTCGAAGGCGGCGGATGGCGATTACACCTTTGCGGTGACCGCAAAGCAGGGTGGCAAGGACGTTAAAGTCGATACGCTTGCATTCGGGCTCGTGCAAAGTGTGACGCCTGGCAAAGATGACACCCTTCTGGATATGGGGGATGAATTGGGAATGGTTAGCTTGGCAAACATTAAACAGGTATTTTGA
- the flgB gene encoding flagellar basal body rod protein FlgB gives MINKLDKELNYHHQALSLRVARQELLSSNVANADTPNFKAKDIDFANLLNQKLAATSNLQGKLALNTTSSMHINSGASGILGDNILYRVPLQPSADGNTVDMDMERTRFADNAIKYDASITFLNNEFRNLVSAMQER, from the coding sequence ATGATCAACAAACTTGACAAAGAGCTAAATTACCATCATCAAGCCTTGAGCTTGCGAGTCGCACGGCAAGAATTGCTTTCAAGCAATGTAGCAAATGCCGATACCCCAAATTTTAAAGCAAAAGATATTGATTTTGCCAATTTACTTAACCAGAAATTGGCGGCAACTTCTAATTTGCAAGGTAAGTTAGCTCTAAATACGACATCTTCAATGCACATAAATTCAGGTGCATCTGGAATCTTGGGTGACAACATCTTGTACCGGGTTCCATTGCAACCGAGTGCGGACGGAAATACCGTCGATATGGATATGGAACGGACTAGATTTGCAGATAACGCGATCAAATATGATGCGAGTATTACATTTCTAAACAACGAATTTAGAAACTTGGTTTCAGCAATGCAGGAGAGATAG
- a CDS encoding flagellar basal body P-ring protein FlgI, whose protein sequence is MRRVNKVFVWILTIGLLLPSISSADRIKDLASIQGVRNNQLIGYGLVVGLDGSGDMTTQTPFTVQSVISMLGQLGINLPPGTNLQLRNVAAVMVTATLPAFAKPGQQIDVTVSSMGNAKSLRGGTLLMTPLKGADNQVYAMAQGSVLVGGIGAAAGGSSVQVNHLSVGRISGGGIVEREIQTSVGQGDFINLELNATDFSTVNRIVEAINKLYPTAAAAVDGRVIQVKAPADNSQRINFISQIESIDVIPAKAPAKVIVNSRTGSVVMNQSVTLETSAIAHGNLSIIINTEPVISQPGPFAQRGETVVTQRSQVEIRTDEGNLMLLPNGADLGEVVKALTAIGATTQDLLSILQALKAAGSLRADLEII, encoded by the coding sequence ATGAGAAGAGTTAATAAAGTCTTCGTTTGGATCTTGACGATCGGTTTATTGCTGCCAAGTATCAGTAGCGCTGATCGCATTAAGGATCTGGCGTCCATCCAAGGGGTTCGTAACAACCAGTTAATTGGATACGGTCTGGTTGTCGGTTTGGATGGCAGCGGTGACATGACAACGCAAACGCCCTTTACCGTTCAAAGTGTGATTAGCATGCTGGGTCAGCTTGGTATTAATTTACCTCCCGGAACAAATTTGCAGTTACGGAATGTGGCAGCAGTTATGGTGACAGCGACATTACCGGCTTTTGCAAAACCTGGGCAGCAGATCGATGTGACGGTATCTTCGATGGGCAATGCGAAAAGCCTGCGCGGAGGAACATTGCTGATGACGCCATTGAAGGGGGCAGATAATCAGGTATACGCGATGGCGCAAGGAAGTGTTTTAGTAGGGGGTATCGGAGCCGCGGCTGGAGGAAGCAGCGTCCAGGTCAATCATCTCAGTGTGGGTAGGATTTCAGGTGGTGGAATCGTTGAGCGAGAAATACAAACATCGGTTGGACAAGGAGATTTTATCAATCTGGAATTGAATGCAACGGATTTCTCTACAGTGAATCGTATCGTTGAAGCTATCAACAAATTATATCCAACAGCGGCAGCTGCAGTCGATGGGCGTGTCATACAAGTAAAGGCCCCGGCTGACAATAGTCAGCGAATCAATTTTATTTCTCAGATTGAAAGTATCGATGTGATTCCGGCGAAGGCACCAGCAAAGGTCATTGTTAATTCCAGAACCGGTTCGGTGGTGATGAATCAGTCCGTAACCCTTGAAACGAGTGCAATCGCACATGGGAATTTATCGATTATTATTAATACAGAACCAGTTATCAGCCAGCCCGGGCCGTTTGCGCAACGGGGAGAAACAGTTGTCACTCAGCGCTCTCAGGTTGAGATTCGCACGGACGAGGGAAATTTAATGTTGCTTCCAAATGGCGCGGATTTGGGTGAAGTTGTGAAAGCTCTAACGGCAATCGGCGCAACCACGCAAGATCTTTTGTCTATCTTGCAAGCATTAAAAGCCGCGGGTTCCCTCCGTGCCGATTTGGAAATTATTTAA
- the flgG gene encoding flagellar basal-body rod protein FlgG — translation MIRSLWISKTGLEAQQTKLDVIANNLANVSTNGFKRSRAVFEDLLYQTIRQPGAQSSQQTQLPSGLQIGTGVKPVATETIFTQGVPQHTDNQRDVAIRGVGFFQVLMPDGTTAYTRDGAFQLDLNGQLVTSSGYPVQPAIVVPPNALGITIARDGTVSATVPGGTGTQQIQLGNFQLASFINPSGLQRVGENLYLETASSGTPNQNAPGTNGLGVLDQNYVETSNVNVVEELVNMIQTQRAYELNSKSVETSDQMLQRLAQL, via the coding sequence ATGATACGTTCGTTATGGATTTCTAAAACCGGGTTGGAAGCGCAACAAACCAAGCTGGATGTAATTGCCAATAATTTGGCCAACGTCAGTACCAACGGTTTTAAACGATCTCGCGCAGTATTTGAAGATTTGCTGTATCAGACGATACGGCAACCAGGCGCGCAATCGTCACAGCAGACACAATTGCCATCAGGTTTGCAGATTGGTACCGGCGTCAAGCCGGTAGCGACAGAAACCATTTTTACCCAGGGTGTGCCGCAACATACAGATAATCAAAGAGATGTTGCAATCCGAGGCGTTGGTTTTTTCCAAGTTCTGATGCCTGACGGTACAACGGCTTATACCCGGGACGGAGCCTTTCAACTTGATCTCAATGGGCAGCTTGTTACTTCCAGCGGGTATCCGGTTCAACCGGCTATCGTTGTTCCTCCTAATGCTTTGGGTATCACAATCGCGCGAGACGGGACGGTATCAGCCACGGTTCCTGGCGGTACCGGGACACAACAGATTCAATTGGGAAATTTCCAGTTAGCGAGTTTCATTAATCCGTCTGGTTTACAAAGGGTCGGAGAAAATTTGTATTTGGAAACCGCATCTAGCGGCACACCGAACCAGAATGCACCTGGAACCAATGGGTTAGGCGTATTGGATCAGAATTATGTCGAAACATCAAATGTCAATGTTGTAGAAGAACTGGTCAATATGATCCAAACACAGCGTGCCTACGAGCTGAATTCAAAGTCGGTAGAAACATCGGATCAGATGCTGCAAAGACTAGCTCAGTTATGA
- a CDS encoding flagellar basal body L-ring protein FlgH: MMDKCIQVVARNGSFVLLIAIILLSGCAMTPATSTHQPNTLRPFHQSLAVTQPNGSILQAINSTTGGVRYTPLFEDRRARGVGDTIIVTLNERTNASKSSGSNVDRSGSIDFSVPSLLGVPLKLLTKHATMEAKNNNKFDGGGESSSKNDFKGTITVTVIEALPNGNLVVSGEKQIGINQGQEFIRLSGVVNPIHIMANTISSTQIADARIEYRGNGYIDEAQTMGWLSRFFLNVSPF; encoded by the coding sequence ATGATGGATAAGTGTATTCAAGTGGTAGCTCGTAACGGTTCTTTTGTATTGCTAATAGCCATCATATTGCTATCAGGTTGCGCTATGACGCCGGCAACTTCTACTCATCAACCCAATACATTGCGTCCATTTCATCAAAGTTTGGCAGTTACCCAACCGAATGGATCAATTCTTCAAGCGATCAATAGCACCACAGGTGGGGTTCGTTATACACCGTTATTTGAAGATAGGAGAGCGCGCGGTGTTGGCGATACGATCATTGTTACATTGAATGAAAGAACCAATGCCAGCAAAAGTTCCGGAAGCAATGTTGATCGTTCGGGCAGCATAGATTTTTCAGTTCCGAGTTTGCTAGGAGTTCCGTTGAAGCTATTGACGAAACATGCAACGATGGAAGCAAAAAATAACAATAAATTTGATGGTGGTGGTGAAAGTTCGAGTAAAAATGATTTCAAAGGCACGATTACGGTCACAGTCATCGAAGCATTGCCGAACGGAAATCTCGTAGTAAGTGGAGAAAAGCAAATCGGTATTAACCAAGGACAAGAATTTATAAGACTCTCCGGAGTAGTCAACCCGATTCATATCATGGCGAATACCATTTCTTCAACCCAGATTGCGGATGCGCGCATTGAGTATCGCGGTAATGGGTATATCGATGAGGCTCAAACGATGGGCTGGTTGTCGCGTTTCTTTCTTAATGTATCGCCATTCTAA
- the flgE gene encoding flagellar hook protein FlgE, which yields MDVIGNNIANANTAGFKQSIAQFSDIFANSMEGTDNAQIGIGAKISSIAQQFGQGNITPTSNPLDIAIQSQGFFRMSDNGAISYSRNGQFHIDDSGFIVDASGANLTGYMADENGDIQAGSIPTNLKFSTADLAPQATTAFDVGFNLDARKTGVATAFSATDPKTYESTTSGTVIDSLGNSHVLSLFFKKSDTVANTWTAYATVDGEVTTAGLPVGVTIDGNPSQSMEFDGEGVLQNITDKLDVEIDFSAIDPLFGGVSPQTITLDLTTATQFGSPFGVNALTQDGYTSGRMSGFTISADGIILGNYSSGQTKTLAQIVLANFVNPQGLVPIGDGHWAESPASGEPLVGVPKTGNLGSLQSNAIEESNVDLTAELVKMISAQRMYQASAKQIETQDQIIQTITQI from the coding sequence TTGGATGTGATCGGCAATAATATTGCCAATGCGAACACCGCAGGGTTTAAGCAATCCATTGCACAATTTTCCGACATTTTTGCGAATTCGATGGAGGGAACCGACAATGCGCAAATCGGTATCGGTGCAAAGATATCTTCAATCGCTCAGCAATTCGGCCAAGGAAACATCACGCCAACCAGTAACCCGTTGGATATTGCGATTCAAAGTCAGGGGTTTTTCCGGATGAGCGATAATGGAGCGATCAGCTACAGCAGAAACGGACAATTCCATATCGATGATTCGGGCTTTATTGTAGATGCCTCCGGCGCCAATCTAACCGGTTATATGGCAGATGAGAACGGCGATATTCAAGCTGGGAGTATTCCGACAAACTTAAAATTCAGCACTGCCGATTTGGCGCCGCAAGCAACCACCGCGTTCGATGTTGGATTTAATTTGGATGCTCGTAAGACCGGAGTTGCAACCGCCTTTAGTGCGACCGATCCAAAAACCTATGAAAGTACCACTTCCGGTACCGTCATTGATAGTCTCGGTAATTCCCATGTTCTATCTTTATTTTTCAAGAAATCCGATACAGTAGCGAATACCTGGACCGCCTATGCAACTGTCGATGGAGAAGTCACCACCGCTGGTTTGCCCGTAGGCGTTACCATTGATGGAAATCCTTCTCAGTCAATGGAGTTTGATGGCGAAGGTGTTCTTCAAAATATCACTGATAAGTTGGATGTTGAAATCGACTTCAGTGCAATTGATCCACTTTTCGGCGGCGTATCGCCACAGACCATCACGCTGGACCTCACTACGGCGACGCAATTCGGTTCTCCTTTTGGCGTTAATGCATTAACGCAAGATGGTTATACGTCCGGTCGTATGTCAGGCTTTACCATCAGTGCCGATGGTATCATTCTGGGCAATTATAGTAGCGGCCAAACCAAAACACTGGCTCAAATCGTTCTGGCAAACTTTGTCAATCCTCAAGGGCTGGTGCCGATTGGAGATGGTCATTGGGCTGAATCACCAGCATCCGGTGAACCTCTGGTAGGTGTGCCAAAAACCGGAAATTTAGGATCCTTGCAATCGAATGCCATCGAAGAATCTAACGTTGATCTTACAGCCGAGCTAGTAAAAATGATTTCAGCACAGCGCATGTATCAGGCCAGTGCTAAACAAATTGAAACACAAGATCAGATTATTCAAACCATTACTCAGATTTAG
- the flgF gene encoding flagellar basal-body rod protein FlgF: protein MDRLIYTSMTGANHTLNQQATVAHNLANASTTGFRSETNAFRAVPIFGDGLPTRAFVVDTTTGADFASGPLETTGRDLDVAVRGSGWITVQLDNGEEAYTRNGSLQVSPNGLLLTHNGLKVKGATGGFITVPPDSRITIGVDGTVSTVPLNALPNTVATVGRIKLVDPADGDLVKGNDGLFRLKDGKEAPAEARVRLIDGTLEGSNVNVVNEMVSMIALARQFDMQMKMLDNAEKNAQQASQIMLVRV, encoded by the coding sequence ATGGATCGGCTAATTTATACCTCAATGACTGGCGCTAACCATACGCTGAATCAACAAGCGACGGTGGCTCATAACCTCGCGAATGCTTCGACAACAGGGTTTCGCTCTGAAACAAACGCTTTCCGGGCGGTACCCATATTTGGTGATGGCTTGCCAACACGTGCTTTTGTGGTGGATACGACGACGGGCGCCGATTTCGCATCGGGACCGCTGGAGACAACTGGGCGTGATCTCGATGTTGCAGTTCGTGGTTCCGGTTGGATTACCGTGCAACTCGATAATGGCGAAGAGGCCTATACGAGGAATGGCAGCTTGCAGGTGAGTCCCAATGGCTTGTTATTAACGCACAATGGTTTAAAAGTAAAAGGAGCGACCGGTGGTTTTATTACAGTTCCACCGGATTCACGCATCACGATAGGTGTGGATGGGACAGTATCAACAGTACCATTGAACGCACTACCGAATACCGTTGCGACGGTTGGACGCATTAAGTTGGTTGACCCGGCGGATGGCGATCTTGTCAAAGGGAACGATGGATTATTTCGCCTTAAAGATGGCAAAGAAGCGCCAGCTGAAGCGAGAGTCCGTTTGATCGACGGTACACTGGAGGGGAGTAACGTGAATGTTGTCAACGAGATGGTGAGTATGATCGCTTTAGCACGGCAGTTCGATATGCAGATGAAGATGCTTGATAACGCAGAGAAGAATGCGCAGCAGGCAAGCCAGATTATGTTGGTAAGAGTTTAA